The nucleotide sequence GCGCCACCGGATGTGTCTGGTTGTACTGGTTGGCGGCGCGGGAGACCTTGTTGTACATGGCCGACACTCCGTTGTGCCAGTTGCGGTCGGTGGCCCAGCCGCCTCGGTTGACTGCGGCCAGCTGGCGTCCCATTGCGTCGTTCGGCCCTGAACCGCCTCGCGCGCGCAGCTTTGCAAAGGTCTGCGCGCCGCGGCGGATCTGGTTCTCGACCCCGGAGAACCCGGGGTTGTTCACAGCGTTTCTCGGATTTGCGTCGTAGGCGCCGACTCCCAGCATGCCGCGCACCCCGATGCCGGTCTTGCCGAACTGGGTCTCGTGACCGGCGACGGCCAGCAGCGCCATGGGGTCGACCTTGTACTGCTTGCCGTACTTCACCATCATCTCGCCTGCGTGCTGGTTGGCGGCCGGCGAACGCTGGTCTTGCAGGTACTTGTTGATGAAATCAGCCATGCGCTGATCGTTGCCCTGCAGCTCCGGCGGGGGGCTCACGGTCGCGGTGTCCGGAGCGCCGGCGGCTTCCCCTGCGCCTCCCGTGCCGCGCGGGCCACCCGCGCCAGGCCCGCCACCCGGTGCGCCACCGCCGGGTGCACCGACCGCCTGGGGCTGCTCGCCGCCGCCCGGACCGCCCGCGGCCTGGGGCTGCTCTCCACCGCCGGGCTGGCCGTTGCCACCGGCGTCCTGACCGCCCTGCGGGCCGCCGTTCTCCTGGCCCTGACCTGCGCCTTGTGCCTTTTGCTGATCTTGCTGGTCGCCGTTCTGCTGCCCGCCGACCCCGAGGGTCTGCTGCACCAGCTTCTCGACCTGTGGCGAGATGGCGCCGCCGTTCTGCTTGATGTTCTGGTAGTCCTGACCGAGCTGCTGCATGGCGGCTGCAACCTGGTCTTGCCCTGCGTTGGGATCCTGCTGCGCGTCACCGCCTTGCTGCTGGCCCTGCTGCGCCTTCTGGGCCGCTGCCTGCGCCGCTGCCTGGGCCTGGTGAACCGCCTGCACCTCCGCGGTGAGCCGCGCGTCGTTCATGGCCTGCTGCATCTGCTGGCGCATCTCGGGCTTGTTGTTGGCCGCCGCACCCTCCTGCTGGGCTTCGGGCGAGACCTCGGCACCATCTGCGCCGAATCCGCCTTCCCGCGTTGCGGGCTGGGGCCCCGCCGGACCTCGCGCACCTTGCAGGGCCTCTGGGCCGAGTCCGAGTGCATTGGCTCTACCGGCGCCTTGAAGCTCGCGCACGTTGCCCACGACGTTCACCATGGTGACACCCTCCGCTCGATCTGCTCTCTATGGCACGATTGTGCCGGTGTCGCGCGGGATTGCATACGGGGGATTTGTTAACAGATGATGAACTGGCGGTTGAATTGTTAAAATTCCGCAGAGAATGGGCGCGGCAGTCGAGGGCTCATCCCCCGCTGGCATCATTCGATCCGTCGGGGGGGGGCGTGTCGGCGCGGCCTCCGAACAGCTTCTTGAAGAGGCCCACGAAGGCGGCGATGATGAGGATGCCCACCTTCTTGAAGGCCACCAGCAGCCAGATCAGGAGCTTGCCGAACTTGGCGAAGAGCCCCAGCTTGCTGGCCAGTGCGATGCCCGCCCCTCCGAGCACGATATCGCGCAGCCCGACGCCCGAGTCCTTGTCCTTGCCCGGCTGGAAGTCGGTGTAGCGCTGCCCTTCCTTGAACTCGAGGGCCTTGATGACAGTGTCGGCCTGGGGCTGCGCCTTCTCGAGCTTCTCCGGTGAGGTGATGAGCTTCACGGTGAGAATGCCGCTGCGTCCGAGCATCTGCGTGTCGCAGTTCAGCACGGGCTCGCCCGCGCTCCTGGCCTCGAGCCCGTAGGTGATGAAGTGTCGCGTGGCGTCGTAGGCGGGTGGCTTGGTCCAGCGGATCACCTCGAGGGGAGGAACGCCGTTCTTCTTGCGCTCCTCGTTCGCCTCGGCGGTGCCCTCCTTGAAATCGTTGAGCATGGCGTTGGCGTCGAGCTTCGACGCGTCATCGTCGCGGACATGCCCGATGGCCTCGTAGCGCAGGAGCATGGCGAAGTCGTTGTCGTCTGCCTTCACCAGTGCGCCGATCTCGTTTCCGGAGGCTTTCACGCCCCCCTGAGAGACCAGCTTGATGGTGTCGTCCTTGCCGAAGAAGCCGAATCCCTTGGGAACCTTCAGCGTGGCCAGGTTGTCTCCCAGGGTGACGGTCACGGGCCCCATCTGCGGCTTCAGGGGGGCTGGCGCTGCGCTCGCGGCGTGGACGAGGAGCACCACGAGCATTGCGCTGGCGATGGTGCGGATCACGGTCGTGCGCGTCTGTGGCGTGCGAGTGGTCATGCGTGCGTCCCCCCAGGTCGATGGGCTCTGCCCGAGAGGCCGCCGCATCAGGGGTTCGGCGCGCCTGTTCGAGCAGGGGGGGGCTGGCGTCTTCGCGAACCGCTCCCCCGTGCGTCGCGCCTTTCGTCTCGTAAGCCTTCTCGCCCTTCTCCTGATGTTGCCTGTGGTCTGCGCATGGGCCGAGCGCCCCTGGTATCACACGGCCCATTCCGGCAAGCCCTACGTGAATCCGGACCTCACACCGGCCAGGGTCATGGGAAAGACCGTCGATCCAGCCTGGAACGGCCAGCTCGTGCTGTGGCAGGGGCGCCTCCGCAACATCGTGCGGGAGGGCCATCGCACCTCGTTCGATCTCGATGTGGGCGGTGCTCTCGTGCCTGTCGTGTATCGGTACAAGGCCGTGAACCTCGAACGTGACCGAACAGGCTATCGCGTGGCGGTCAAAGGTGCGCTGCAGGCAGTCGACGGGACGTTCTCGGGCATCGACGGAAAGTCCATCATTCTTCTGCAGCCGCCCGCAGAGCTCGACTATGCCAACTACCTCAAGCGAAATCCGGCGCAGCAGCCCTCGGTCGAATCGTTCCTGGCGTGGTGGATCTCCTTCCACAACCCGCAATACCCCCCGGCGACCCGAGAAGCGGTGGCCGCCGCCATCGTGCGACATGCCCGCGAGAACGGGGTTGATCCCCTCTTCCTGGCGTCACTCATCCAGATCGAGTCGGCCTTTCGCGTCGACATCGTGTCGCCGAGCGGGGCCATCGGGCTGGGACAGCTCATGCCCTTCACCGCGCGCGGGTTCGGGGTCGATCCGTGGAACCCGCAGGAGAACGTCAAGGCCGCCGCCCGCTACATCGCCAACCTGTTGCGCATGTGGCGCGACGATGCGCGTCGCGACCCTCGCGCGCTTGCCCTGGCCAGCTACAACGCGGGTCCTGGAAGCGTTCGTGGCAGCCGGGGCATCCCTGCGTACCCCCAGACCACGAACTACGTCTATTTCATCGGTTTCGTGCACGAGAACATGACCTCGGCCGCGGCGCGGGCCGGCGTGGTCTCTCCGGCTTCTCCCTGACGCGCGCCTCGTCGCTGGCCCATCGTTAACATCTGCGCAACCACTGCGCCGCAGAGCACTGCTACAATCGGAGCATGCTCGGAGCGCTTGCGCCGGGCGCATCGCACACAGAGGAGCGCGCCCGTGAAGATCAATCCGCAGCCGCCGAACGTGATGTCGTGGGAGCAGGGGCCCTTCCTTCGCGCCCCGGGCGCGGCGCCGACCGCTGCGCCGCGCGACACGGTTTCTCTGGGCGCCAGAGGCCCGCAGGCCGATCTCGTCGACAAGGCGCGCGTGAAAGACCTGTTCCTCGAGCTCACCCAGATCCCGGGCCCTTCGTTCGACGAGCGTCAGGTCGCCGACACCATCAAGCAGAAGCTCGCCGACATGGGATACGAGGCGCGTGAAGACGGCGCGGCAGAGAAGATCGGTGGGAACACCGGGAATCTGCTGGTCGACATCCCGGGCACGGTTCCGGATGCGCCCCCCCTCATCTTCCTCTGTCACATGGACACGGTCGATCTCGCCGTGGGGGTTCAGCCGCAGGTGACGGGTGACCAGATCACGAGCGACGGCAGCACTGCCCTCGGGGGCGACGATCGCTCCGGCAATGCCGAGATCCTCGAGGTTCTCCGCCTCATCAAGGAGAAGAACCTGCCCCATCCCCCGATCCAGGTCATCTTCACGGTCGCCGAGGAGGCGGGTCTCATCGGCTCCAAGGCCCTCGACCCCAAGGACGTGCACGGCATGCTCGGCTTCGAGGCCGACTTCTTCCATCCCAACGAGGTTCTCTGGGGATCGGAGTGGGGGCCCAACGGTCCGGACCCGAACCAGCAGCCGCATCCACGCACCCCTCAGGAGCAGTTCCTCGAAGACTTCACCTTCGACAGCATCCGCACCGCGGGCATGACGCCCGACAAGTGGGATCTGCCGTACGCGTCGAGCGACTCTGCAAGCCTTCGCCAGATGGGCATTCCCGCACTGATCATCGGCGCCGGTGAGCAAGACGTGCACACCACCGACGAGCACATCTCCATCGACGACATGGCCAAGGCCACCGAGCTGATGCTCACCATCGTCGACAAGGCCACGGGCTATCGGGTCGATGAGAGCGGTGCCATCGTGCCTCGCGAAGCGAAGTCTTCGCTCGCGGCCACGCCCGCCCCGGAGTGGCAGATCGCGTCGTAGCTGTCGGCGCGAGGGGTTCTCGCCGGCTCATCCCCAGAGGAGGCGCTTCACGCGCTCCAGCAGCCCGCTCTCGCGCTTTGCGCACGCGGCGAGAAGCCCCTCGAGGGTCTTGCGCACGGCGTCCACGGAGGGGCGGGGCGGGGCGGCTGATTGCGTGCATGCCTCGATGAGGGCCTCGCAGCCGACGCTCACCGAAGGGTTGAACCTTCGGGTCGACTGCATTGCGAATCCGTCTTCCTGGGGGTTTCGCCGTGTCAGCAGCTGGTGCATGGTCACCCCCAGCGCATAGACATCGCTGGCGGGCGAGGCTGCGCCGCCATACTGCTCCGGCGGCGCGTATCCAGGCGTGCCGTAGGCGGCGGTATCGCGTTGACGAGCAGGGTTGAGCGGGCGCGCGATGCCGAAGTCGATGAGCTTGATGCGCCCCTCGAGGGTGAGCATCACGTTCGCGGGCTTGAGGTCGCGGTAGACCACCGGGGGCGTCTGCTGATGCAGGTAGGCGAGAACGTCGCAGATCTGCATCGACCATCGGATGACCTCGGGCTCGGTCAGCGGGCCCCGACGGGAGACCAGAGCGCCGTCGAGGGTCGGGCCCTCCACCCGCTCCATGACGAGGAACTCGTGTCCCCCCTCTGAGAAGCGGTCGACGATGCGGGGCAGCGCCGGATGCGACAGGGTCATCAAGATGTCGGCCTCGCGCTCGAACATGGCCATCACCTCGGCCCGCTCCACCGAAGAGGCGACTCCGCTGAAGTCGATCTCCTTGAGCGCCCAGACGTGGCCGCGCTCGCGCATGTCACGCGCCAGCCAGACGATTCCGGTGCCGCCCTCACCCAGCCTGCGCTCGATGCGGTAGCGACCGCTCAAGGTGCGGCCCGGCAGCTCGTCCATGAAGGCGGCGGCCGATCAGGGACGCCAGGCCGAGGCGTGCGCGCCTGCCGCGCCCACGGCGCCCGCCGTCTCGCCAGCCTCCGCGCGGAAGCGTGTGACCTGTTCCCAGGTGCGCTGCAGCTTGTCGGCAAGCACGACCACCAGGTCTTCGGCCCCTGCTGTGACCAGTGCCCGCTCGACGGCCTCCGCTTCAGACATGACCGTCTCGACGCCGTCATCTTCAGCGCGTCCCGCCTGTCGGCGTCCGGCGCTCACGCCCTCGCGCAGCAGCCGTGCGGCCTCTCCCCGCGGTCTCCCGCGGGTGTCGTCGTCCTCTTTCACGATGACCACGTCGAACGCCGCTCCGGCCAGTTCACCCATGCGCCGCAGGTTCTCGTCCTGTCGGTCGCCCGGCGCGCCGATGACGCCGATGGAGCGGCGCTTCTTGAAGGCGTCGACGAACTTCACCACCTCTTCGTAGGCGGCCACGTTGTGGGCGTAGTCGAGCAGCACCCGGAAGTCGCGCACATCGGCCAGGTTGAGGCGTCCCGGCGTGAGATGGTACGAGGCGTCGAACGTCTTGAGCCCCTGTCTGATGTTCTCGATGCGCACGCCCGAGACGTGGCAGATGAGCGCTGCGGCGAGGGCATTCTTGACGTTGGCCTCGGAGATGCCGCTGTAGGTCGCCGGGATGTCGGCCACGTCGACCACCGGGATGCGCTTGCGCCCGTCGTGGATGACGATGGTCTGCCCCTCCAGGGTCACGCCGATGCCTTCTGAGTCGATGTGCTTGCGGAACACATCGGCCCTCGGGTCGAGGGAGAAGTACGCCACCTTGCCGTCACATCGGCTGGCCATCGAGGCGCATCTCGGATCTTCGGCGTTCAGCACGCACCAGCCGCCCGGCAGCACCACATCGACCACCAGCGCCTTCACATGGGCAAGGTCTTCCAGCGAGTTCACGCCGCCCATGCCGAGGTGGTCGTCGCTGATGTTGAGCACGGCGCCCACGTCGCACCGCTCGTAGCCCAGGCCGGACCGCAGGATGCCGCCTCTCGCCGTCTCGAGCACCGCGTAGTCGACGGTGGGGTCCTTGAGCACCATCCGGGCGCTCCAGGGACCGGTCATATCGCCTCGCCGGATGAGGCTGCCGTCGATGTAGATGCCATCGGTGGTGGTGAGGCCCACCTTGTGTCCGCTCATCTTCAAGACGTGGGCGCACATGCGCGAGGTGGTGGTCTTGCCGTTCGTTCCGGTGATGCTGATGATCGGGACCCGGAAAGGGCGGTTCGGGGGGAACAGCATGTCGACGACCGGGCCCGCCACATCTCTCGGCTTGCCCTCGCTGGGCGCCACATGCATGCGGAAGCCCGGCGCCGCGTTCACCTCGACGATGCCGCCACGGGTCTCCTCGACCGGACGGGTGATGTCGCTGCAGATGACGTCGATGCCCGCGATGTCGAGGCCGATGACCCGCGCGGCCCGGCGGGCCATCTCCACGTTCGAGAAGTGGATGACGTCAGTCTTGTCGACCGCGGTGCCGCCCGTGCTGATGTTGGCGGTTGCCTTGAGCTTGACCTCGACCCCGCTGCTGGGGATGTCGTCGAGGGTGAGCCCCTGCTCGGTGAGCAGACGAAGGCTCTCGTCGTCGATCGTCACCCGCGTGAGCACCTTCTCATGGCCGATGCCCCGCCGGGGATCTGTGTTGAGGCGCTCAACGAGCTGCCTCACCGTGTGCTGGCCGTCGCCCACGACGTGGGCGGGGACGCGCTCGGCCACCGCAACCACCTCATCGTTCACCACGAGAACACGGTAGTCGCGGCCCGTGATGTAGCGCTCCACGATGATCTGGCGGGTATAGCCCTGGGCCTCCGCGACGGCCTTGGCGAGGTGGTCGCGGTCCTTGATATCGAGGCTGATGCCGCGCCCATGGCTGAAGTCGAGGGGCTTCACGACCACGGGGTATCCCATCGACTCGGCCTCCTCGACGGCCTCTTCGAGCGAGGTGACCAGCACGCCCTCGGGCACGCTGATGCCGATGTCGGCCAGCAGCTTCTTCGTGAGGTGCTTGTCGCACGCGATGTCGACGGCGATCATGCGCGTCAGGGACGTGGTGGTGGCCTGGATCCGCTGCTGGTAGCGGCCGTACCCGAGCTGGACGAGGTTGGCGTCGTTCAGCCGGATGACGGGGATGCCGCGCTTGCGCGCTTCCTTGATGATCGACAGGGTGCTCGGTCCCAGCGCGAGATCGTTCACCATGTGGGTGAGCGCGGTGAGCCTCGGCTCGAGGTCGAAGGCGCGCCCCTCCGCGAGGGCGAGGCACAGGTCGACGGCGATGCGGCCCGCCTCGATGCCCACCTTCTCCTCGAGGTACTCATAGACCACGTTGTAGACACCGGGCTCATCGGTGGCGCGGGTCTTCCCGAACTTGACGTCGTTGCCCGCAAGCGCCTGCAGCTCGATGGCCACGTGCTCGACGATGTGCCCCATCCAGGTGCCCTGGCGCAGGCGCTGGATGAAGCCGCCGGGCTGACCCAGGGAGCACTTGTGTCGCTCGAGCGATGGAATCAGCGCGAGCAGGGCCTCGGTGAACCCCTCGAGCACATCGGACGGGTGCTGCTCGAGCTCTCCCAGGTCGAGGATGAGATGCACGAGAGGCTTGTACGCCCAGAGATTGGGGCCCGAGTACACCCGTATCTGGCGGATGTCGAGGCTCCGCTCGAAGTTTCGCGCGGCACGCGCTTGCGACTCCACCGACATGGCAGCTCCTCCTCGCAGGGTCCTCCGTTCAGCCGGGCCCTGACGTCGGGCCTTTGTTGGCGAACGGCGCGGGGGGTTCCTTCACCAGCCTCCCCCACAGCGACGGCCCGATTGGAGGGGGGGCGTGTGCAGGCGCGAAACCTTTGTCTGCGGAGCGCACGGTCGGCGCGTCGCGAAGGGATCGGCATGCATCTTCTGCTCACCATACGGTGCGACACGGCGCAGATCCGGTACGAGTTCCTGCTTCGTGACGCCGAGCAGGGGAGGGTGCTGGCCATGGCCCAGCAGGAGGTGTCCGGGGCAGATCGATCGCAGCTCGATGAGCATCTCGAGGCTGCCCGCAGCATCATCGAAGCCAGTGATCGGGGGGATCGTCTCGAGGTGGTGGCCTGTCTGGCCGCCATCGGCTCCATGCTGGGGAACGTGTTCCTGCCGCTGCCCGTGGCTGCTGCGCTCTCATCGCCCTTCGACGATGGCACGACCCTCATCATCGAGACCGACGAGTGCCGCGCCCCGTGGGAGCTGGCGATGGTGCGTGGAATGCCCCTGCACCTGCGCTTCGCCACGGCCCGTCGAGAGCTGACGACCGCGCAGCGCATGACCTCTCCGCTCATGGGCATGCGTCGCCTCTCCACGCCGCCTGCGCCCGCGTGTCGCGCCCTCGTGGTGACCGACCCCCAGGGGAAGGCGGCTTCCTGGGCCCGTGAGGCGCTGGCCGTGGCGCACATGCTCGAGCATCGGGTCGCGCTGCAGGTCGAGGTTCTCGAGGGGGTGCGGGCCACCGTGGAGGCCGTGGCCTCTCGTCTCGAGTCTGGCGACTATGCCGCCGTGCACCTGGCGATCGAGCATGAGTTCAATGCCACCAATCCCCACTACAGCATCATCCGCCTCGCTGACGGTCCGCTCACGGCCCTGCGCCTCTGCGAGAGCGGCCGGCCGCTGCAGGTCGGGCTGGTGTGCCTCCCCATGACGGCCGCGGGAGGCCTCTCGACCCGCGGCCTCATCGGTGCCTCCAGCGGGTGGGGGCGACTGTTCCTCGATCTTGGCGCAGAGGTGGTTGTGGCATCGCCGCTCGGGCCTCGGCCTACCGATGCCTCCCGGGTCGTGCAGGCCTTCTACGAGCAGCTCGGACGCGGGGTCTGCGTGGCGGAGGCCCTGCGCTTGACGCGCGTTGCCGTGGAGGGCGATCCGGCGACCGGCGTCATGGTGGCGCATGGCAATCCACGCTTCATCCTCCCGGGGCCCGCTGTGCGGGCGGGCGACGCCACGGGCCGGCGCAACACCGAGGGATGGGTGCTGGGCGCGCGCTTCGCCCTGCGGGTCACCCAGGGGCCCGCGGCGGGGCGCACGATCCCGCTGCTCCCCAAGACCATGCTCCAGGGGAGACGCATCTTGATCGGCTCGGTGGGCGAGCGCGCCAACGACATCGATCTGGGCGACGCGAGACAGGGGAACGCAGAGGCCTGCCTCGAGTATGACAGGGGGCGGTATGTGTTCCACAACCAGTCTGGCGCGACCACCACGCGCCTGAACGGGGCCCAGGTGAGCAGCCCGCAGGGGCTCTCGCCCGGAGACGTTGTCGATATCGGTGAATCACGGTTCGTGCTCGAAGCCACGAGCACTTCCCCCTCGCCACAGCCCCCCCATCGCGCCGCACCCGAGCGACGGTTCTCGCTGCACGTGCTCGATCCCGAGGGGTCGAGATCGGTGGCGGTGCATCCGCTCACCGATGCGCCTGCGCTTCTCGGGCGGCTGCCGGAATGCGCGCTCACCTTCGACGAACCCGCCGTCTCGCGCCGTCATGCCCTGATCTTTCCGAGAACCGATGGGTGGTATGTTCGCCAGGAAGGGTCGAACCCGATCGTGATCAATGGCGTCGTTCTGCTGAACGAGCGCCGCCTCGAGCATGGCGACGAGATCCAGCTGGCGCCGTCCACGCTCGTCCGCTTCGTCGACGTGAGCCAGGAAGTGTTTTGAGCGCGGTCGCACTGACAGGGCTCTCGTATTGCCCGACGCGGCGCGCGCGGGCCACAGGTCGATGACCGAGGGCTGGCTCTGGCTCTCCCGCTTCGCTCTCTCGCTTCTCATGGCGCTCGCAGCCGCGGCCCTGTGGTGGCCGGATCGCGTAGAATCGTCGCAGCGGCGCAGGGGAACCTCTCCGCCAGGGACGGATCGATGGCGCCTCACCGAGGCGCGGGCCATGGGGGGGGTCACGGGGGTGATCGTCGTGCTCGGCCTGGTGGCGCTTGTGGCGTCGCCTCCGCAGTCCCGCGCCGCGCTGCTCACCCCCCTGGTCGAGGTCACGCTGGCGTTCTGGGGGGTTCACGTCGCCCTCTCGCTGCGCCGCCATCGCGGCGATCAGCTGCTGCTGCCCGCCGCCACGCTCTTGACGGCGGTGTCCTGGATTGAGATCGCCCGCCTCTCACCCGCGCTTGCGGTGCACCAGGGATGGTGGATCCTGCTGTCGGTGTGCGCCATGCTGGCGGTCTCGGTCACGGCGCTCGATCACCGCCGTCTCGAAGACTTCAAGTACCTGGCGCTGGGCGGGGCCATGCTGGCGCAGCTCGCGGTGATGCTGTTCGGCACCGAGGTCAATGGCGCGCGGCTCTGGCTGCGATTTGGGGGGGGATTCCAGGCGCAGCCCGTCGAGCTGGTGAAGGTGCTGCTCATCATCTTCCTGGCGGCCTATCTTCACCAGAATCGAGAGGCGCTCTCGCTGCGCTTCTCCGGCTCCGAGGCCCGTCTCAGCCTGCGCTTCCTGGCGCCGCTCATCGTCGTGGCCGTGGTGGCCGAGGCCGTGTTCGTGGTGCAGCGCGATCTCGGTCAGGGCCTGCTCTTCTTCGGGGTGTTCCTCGGGATGTACTTCGCCGCCACACGGCGGTCAGGGCCATCGCTCACCGCGCTGCTCGGCTTCTTTGCGCTCTCATGGGCATGCTGGCGCCTCTTCGGGCACGTTCGGGTGCGGGTCGACAACTGGCTCGACCCCTGGCGCCGGGCCCATGACGAGGGATATCAGATGGTTCAGGCCATGTACGCCCTGGCCAGCGGCGGCTGGTTCGGAGACGGGGTCGGGCGGGGCCAGCCGTGGCGGGTTCCGGAGGCAGCCACAGACTTCATCTTCGTGAGCATCGTCGAGGAGATGGGTACCTTCGCCGCGGTATCGATTCTCGCCGTGCTTGCGCTGCTGGTGGCCCGGGCCATGCGCGCGGCGCGGGAGTCGCGCGATGATTTCGGCGCGCTGCTGGCCTGCGGCCTCGGCTTCGTGCTGGCCTGCCAGGCGTTTGTGATCGTGGCGGGCACCATTCGCATGATTCCGATGACGGGCATCACCCTCCCGTTCATGAGCTATGGCGGCAGCTCTTTGCTGATGAACTTCGTCATGCTCGGGCTGCTTCTACAGATCAGCCATCGCTCGGGCGCCGTGACAAGCGCGGGGGAGACCTGCGATCGCGAGGCGCGGGAAGGGGTTCGGCTGCTGGCCATCTTCGCGGTGGGCCTGCTGCTCACCCCCGCGCTCTTCCTGTGCGCATGGCAGCTCGCCTCGGGCGACGCGCTGGCCCGCGCGTCTTCGAACCCGCGAACGCGCGAGGACCTCCGCGTGCGGGGACGCATCCTCGACAGGCGGGGAGAGGTGCTCGCTTCGACCCAGGCCCCGTCCGGGACCCGCGCCCTCGCTCCATGGCGAGAGGAGGCCGAGGAATCTGTTCGCGTCACGTGCGCGGAAGAGGCGTTCGGTCCGCTGATCGGCTATCACTCGTCGCGTTACGGGCTGGCCGGCCTCGAGCGCGCGTTGAATGGCCGTCTCAGCGGTTCGGCGATGCCCTCTTCCCCCGTTGAGGCGCTGAAGGCCGTGGTGGGGCGCTCGCTGCACGGGGAGACAGCGCGTCTCACCATCGATGCGAGGGTCCAGCGCGTCGCCTTTGCCGCACTGCGCGGCCGAAGCGGGAGCGTGGTGGCGCTCGATCCCCGCAATGGCGCCATCCTCGCCCTCGCAACGTCGCCTTCGTTCGACGCCAGCAAGGTCGACCGCGATTGGGCGCGCATCGCGCACGACGGCCGTGCGCCCCTGCTCAATCGCGCGGTCGACGGGGCCTATCCCCCGGGGTCGGTGATCAAGCCGCTGCTGCTTGCGATGGCCCTCGATCACGGCAGCGTCACCGCCTTTGAGCGCTTCTCGTGCACGGGTCATCTCGATGTCGATGGGGTGCGTCTCCACGACGCGCACGACGAGGTTCACGGCAGCATCGACGTCACGCGCGCCATCGCGGAGTCGTGCAACGTCACCTTCGCCCAGATCGCCCTGCGGCTGGGTCCGGACGCATTTCTCGAAGGTCTCGAGCGCATCGGGCTCGGTCGTCCTCCGGCGGGCGATCTGGCCTGCCCGGGAGGCAGCATGCCCGCGCGTGCGCACGTGAATCCGCCGATGCTGGCTGCGCTGGGCTTTGGTCAGGGGGCGCTGCTCGTCACGCCGCTGCAGGTGGCGCTCTCGACCGCGGGCATCGCCATGCGCGGTGATGTGCACGCGCCTCGTCTCGTGCAGGTGTGGGAGTCTGCCGATGGCACGCGTACCGAGACCGCTGACACGGTGTGGCGCTCTCCCTTCAGCAGCGCGTCTGCGGAGGCGGTGGCCCGCATGATGGAAGGGGCTGTCACGCACGGCACGGCGGTCGGGGTTCGTCTCCCGGGCGTGGCCGTGGCGGGCAAGACCGGCACGGCGGAGAACCCGAGGGGCGAGCCGCACGCATGGATGGCCGCGTTCGCGCCGGTCGATGCGCCACGGGTGGTGGTGGTGGCCATCGTCGAGAACGGAGGGTGGGGAGGTGAGGCCGCCGCTCCCGTGGCCCGCGCTGTTCTGGAGGCCGCGCTTGCGCTCGAGGCGCCAGGGGGCGAGTCACCCGTGCGGCCGTCGCCGCAGCAACCGTGAGCTCCGCGACGCTCGGGAATGATTACGCGGGGTGGTGTCGAAGCCTCCCGCACGCCGCTTGCCCCCTGGTGATCGGCGCATCACGCAAGCATGTCGAAGAGGTCGAGCAACGTGTCGGGTAGGAGCGAGGCCCTGGTGGGGCAGGTCATGTGCGGTCGCTATGAGGTCGG is from Pseudomonadota bacterium and encodes:
- a CDS encoding DUF2167 domain-containing protein, coding for MRRPLGQSPSTWGDARMTTRTPQTRTTVIRTIASAMLVVLLVHAASAAPAPLKPQMGPVTVTLGDNLATLKVPKGFGFFGKDDTIKLVSQGGVKASGNEIGALVKADDNDFAMLLRYEAIGHVRDDDASKLDANAMLNDFKEGTAEANEERKKNGVPPLEVIRWTKPPAYDATRHFITYGLEARSAGEPVLNCDTQMLGRSGILTVKLITSPEKLEKAQPQADTVIKALEFKEGQRYTDFQPGKDKDSGVGLRDIVLGGAGIALASKLGLFAKFGKLLIWLLVAFKKVGILIIAAFVGLFKKLFGGRADTPPPDGSNDASGG
- a CDS encoding lytic transglycosylase domain-containing protein yields the protein MVSSLPKKPNPLGTFSVARLSPRVTVTGPICGFRGAGAALAAWTRSTTSIALAMVRITVVRVCGVRVVMRASPQVDGLCPRGRRIRGSARLFEQGGAGVFANRSPVRRAFRLVSLLALLLMLPVVCAWAERPWYHTAHSGKPYVNPDLTPARVMGKTVDPAWNGQLVLWQGRLRNIVREGHRTSFDLDVGGALVPVVYRYKAVNLERDRTGYRVAVKGALQAVDGTFSGIDGKSIILLQPPAELDYANYLKRNPAQQPSVESFLAWWISFHNPQYPPATREAVAAAIVRHARENGVDPLFLASLIQIESAFRVDIVSPSGAIGLGQLMPFTARGFGVDPWNPQENVKAAARYIANLLRMWRDDARRDPRALALASYNAGPGSVRGSRGIPAYPQTTNYVYFIGFVHENMTSAAARAGVVSPASP
- a CDS encoding M20/M25/M40 family metallo-hydrolase, translating into MKINPQPPNVMSWEQGPFLRAPGAAPTAAPRDTVSLGARGPQADLVDKARVKDLFLELTQIPGPSFDERQVADTIKQKLADMGYEAREDGAAEKIGGNTGNLLVDIPGTVPDAPPLIFLCHMDTVDLAVGVQPQVTGDQITSDGSTALGGDDRSGNAEILEVLRLIKEKNLPHPPIQVIFTVAEEAGLIGSKALDPKDVHGMLGFEADFFHPNEVLWGSEWGPNGPDPNQQPHPRTPQEQFLEDFTFDSIRTAGMTPDKWDLPYASSDSASLRQMGIPALIIGAGEQDVHTTDEHISIDDMAKATELMLTIVDKATGYRVDESGAIVPREAKSSLAATPAPEWQIAS
- a CDS encoding serine/threonine protein kinase — protein: MDELPGRTLSGRYRIERRLGEGGTGIVWLARDMRERGHVWALKEIDFSGVASSVERAEVMAMFEREADILMTLSHPALPRIVDRFSEGGHEFLVMERVEGPTLDGALVSRRGPLTEPEVIRWSMQICDVLAYLHQQTPPVVYRDLKPANVMLTLEGRIKLIDFGIARPLNPARQRDTAAYGTPGYAPPEQYGGAASPASDVYALGVTMHQLLTRRNPQEDGFAMQSTRRFNPSVSVGCEALIEACTQSAAPPRPSVDAVRKTLEGLLAACAKRESGLLERVKRLLWG
- the cphA gene encoding cyanophycin synthetase; protein product: MSVESQARAARNFERSLDIRQIRVYSGPNLWAYKPLVHLILDLGELEQHPSDVLEGFTEALLALIPSLERHKCSLGQPGGFIQRLRQGTWMGHIVEHVAIELQALAGNDVKFGKTRATDEPGVYNVVYEYLEEKVGIEAGRIAVDLCLALAEGRAFDLEPRLTALTHMVNDLALGPSTLSIIKEARKRGIPVIRLNDANLVQLGYGRYQQRIQATTTSLTRMIAVDIACDKHLTKKLLADIGISVPEGVLVTSLEEAVEEAESMGYPVVVKPLDFSHGRGISLDIKDRDHLAKAVAEAQGYTRQIIVERYITGRDYRVLVVNDEVVAVAERVPAHVVGDGQHTVRQLVERLNTDPRRGIGHEKVLTRVTIDDESLRLLTEQGLTLDDIPSSGVEVKLKATANISTGGTAVDKTDVIHFSNVEMARRAARVIGLDIAGIDVICSDITRPVEETRGGIVEVNAAPGFRMHVAPSEGKPRDVAGPVVDMLFPPNRPFRVPIISITGTNGKTTTSRMCAHVLKMSGHKVGLTTTDGIYIDGSLIRRGDMTGPWSARMVLKDPTVDYAVLETARGGILRSGLGYERCDVGAVLNISDDHLGMGGVNSLEDLAHVKALVVDVVLPGGWCVLNAEDPRCASMASRCDGKVAYFSLDPRADVFRKHIDSEGIGVTLEGQTIVIHDGRKRIPVVDVADIPATYSGISEANVKNALAAALICHVSGVRIENIRQGLKTFDASYHLTPGRLNLADVRDFRVLLDYAHNVAAYEEVVKFVDAFKKRRSIGVIGAPGDRQDENLRRMGELAGAAFDVVIVKEDDDTRGRPRGEAARLLREGVSAGRRQAGRAEDDGVETVMSEAEAVERALVTAGAEDLVVVLADKLQRTWEQVTRFRAEAGETAGAVGAAGAHASAWRP